A window of the Gossypium hirsutum isolate 1008001.06 chromosome A05, Gossypium_hirsutum_v2.1, whole genome shotgun sequence genome harbors these coding sequences:
- the LOC107957050 gene encoding probable aspartic proteinase GIP2, which translates to MASLSQFLLFFSFLFCLKNTFPVLGFQSNFALFPVAKDAATLQYVARISHGAPLGSTDLVVDLGGSFLWMDCNSGHVSSSYRLISSCSVNCSRAKFHDLGSTSCLLNTNCYVSPYNGVTGSTSVGELVEDVIAVDSVDPSDVGQSTTVDHFLFACAPTFHLQGLASGAKGMMGLGKASISLPSQLSSSIGHPQKFSVCLSSSTGVLLTGSGDTVFGTKIARSLAYTPLITKQNDYLINVQSIKINGRRLAVHEQGKLEAKLSTVVPYTTMVSSVYAIFSKAYVEAATKMNMTRVETVAPFGLCFSSKGPLVPEIDLVLQSEMVKWRIQGRNSMVKVSEESMCLGFLDGGLEQSSPIVIGGLQMEDNLLEFDIGSSMLGFSSSLLLKETTCSSSLQDSKLKQFI; encoded by the coding sequence ATGGCTTCCCTTTCTcagtttcttctctttttctctttccttttctGCCTGAAAAACACGTTTCCCGTTCTGggttttcaatcaaattttgctTTGTTTCCTGTTGCAAAAGATGCAGCAACTCTTCAGTATGTTGCAAGGATCTCTCATGGCGCTCCTTTGGGATCCACTGACCTTGTGGTTGATCTTGGCGGTTCGTTTCTTTGGATGGATTGCAATTCCGGACACGTGTCTTCATCATACAGGTTGATCTCAAGCTGCTCCGTCAACTGCTCTAGAGCAAAGTTCCATGATCTTGGAAGCACGAGTTGTCTATTAAACACCAACTGTTATGTGTCCCCTTACAATGGCGTAACAGGATCCACTTCAGTGGGGGAACTAGTAGAGGATGTCATAGCCGTTGATTCTGTTGACCCTTCAGATGTAGGCCAAAGCACAACCGTGGATCACTTTCTCTTTGCTTGTGCACCGACGTTTCATTTACAAGGTTTAGCAAGTGGTGCCAAGGGAATGATGGGTTTAGGGAAAGCTTCGATTTCGCTGCCATCACAACTGAGTTCTTCAATTGGACACCCTCAGAAGTTTAGTGTTTGTTTATCATCGTCAACCGGTGTCCTATTAACCGGCAGTGGTGACACCGTTTTCGGTACCAAAATAGCAAGGTCACTAGCATACACACCCCTCATCACCAAACAAAATGACTACTTGATTAATGTTCAATCCATCAAGATCAATGGAAGGAGATTAGCAGTCCATGAACAAGGCAAATTAGAAGCAAAATTAAGCACAGTTGTGCCTTACACCACAATGGTAAGCTCGGTTTATGCAATATTTTCTAAAGCTTATGTTGAGGCTGCCACTAAGATGAATATGACTAGAGTAGAAACTGTGGCTCCATTCGGACTCTGCTTTAGTTCTAAAGGGCCATTGGTGCCTGAAATTGATCTAGTTTTGCAAAGTGAGATGGTGAAGTGGAGAATTCAAGGTAGGAATTCAATGGTGAAAGTGAGCGAAGAGAGCATGTGCTTGGGTTTTTTGGATGGAGGGTTGGAGCAAAGTAGCCCAATTGTAATAGGAGGGCTTCAAATGGAGGATAACCTTTTGGAGTTTGATATTGGGAGTTCCATGTTAGGATTTAGCTCTTCTTTGTTGTTGAAGGAAACAACTTGTTCTTCATCCTTACAGGATTCCAAGCTGAAGCAATTTATCTGA